In Thermomicrobiales bacterium, the genomic stretch TTCTGGCCACCGGACTCTTGCGGGCGGTGCCGCTCGTGCTCGCTTCGATGGGCGATGTCTTTGCCCAGAAATCGGGTTTGCTGAACCTCGGCATCGAAGGGATGATGCTTTCCGGCTGCTTCTTCGGGTTCTACGCTGCCTATCACACCGAGAGCGTGACGTATGGCCTGCTGGCGGGAATGGCTGCCGGTTTGGCGATGGCGATGCTTTTCGCGTTCCTGACGGTGTCGTTGCGCGTCGATCAGGTGCTGGTCGGTTTGGCGATCACGATCTTTGCCGCCGGGTTGACGGGCTATCTCTTCCGCGATCTCTTCGGGGGGCAGAACGTTTCGGCCTCGGTGCGCCCGATGACGGTGCGCATTCCGCTGCTGGCCGATATTCCCATCATCGGCAAAGCGCTTTTCGACCGGCAGTTGCTCTTCTACATTGCCTGGTTGCTGGTGCCGGTGTTTGCCTTCCTGCTCACGCGGACGAGGTTCGGGCTGAACGTGCGCGCGGTGGGCGAGAACCCATTCGCGGCCGATGCGGCGGGTGTGAACGTGGTCCAGGTGCGCTATCTGGCAATGGCGCTGGCCGGGATCATGGCCGGGTTCGCGGGGGCGTTCCTGGCGGTGGCCGACCTGAAGATCTTCACGATCGGGATGACGGTCGGGCAGGGATTCATCGCGCTGGCGATCACCATGATCGGCGGGTGGAATCCGTGGAAGATCGCGTTCGCCGCCATCTTGTTCGGCATGCTGAATGCGCTGGGCGACAGTCTGCAAATCATCGGGGTGGATGTGCGCACCGAGTTCATCGGGATGTTCCCGTATATCGGCATCATGATCGCGATGATCGTGCTGGCGCGGCGGACCACGGTCCCGGCGGCGCTGGGCGTTCCGTATGCGCGAGGGCAACGGTGATGGAGGCTGACTTCGTGGCGGCGTCCATCAACGTGAGCGGGGTGCTCCCCGTCGTGAACGGGGTGCACCCCACCGTGAACGGTGGGGCTATGAGAAGCCAAGGGTCTCCGACCCTGAGTTCGACCGCGCGTGGCGTTGCGGAAGCAGCAATGCGTAGAAGGGCCGCACGATGACGTGGTGGCGGTTGTTCTATCACCTCGTCTGGACGACGAAATACCGCGAGCCGGTGATCGACCAACAGATCGAGTCGATTGTGCGGCGAACGGTTTATGGGATCGCCGACGATCACAACGCGAAGGTCTGGGCAATTGGCATGATGCCCGACCATGTGCATGTCGCCATTTCCGTGCCTCCAAAGTACTCGATTGCTGAAGTGCTCAATGCGCTCAAGGGGACGAGCAGTCATCTGCTCGGACACGAACTGCAGCGTGCAGAGCATCCCTGGCCTGGATGGCAACGCGAATACGGCGTCAATTCGTTCAGCGAACGATCGTTGCAAACCGTAGTCGACTATGTCAATCATCAGCCGGAACGTCACGCGACGCGTCGGCTGATCGACGACTACGAGCGTATCGAACGGGACGGTTTCAACGACGTTTCACACGTCGACTCTCGCGAGAAGGAGGGATCGTTCGCATAGTCGAATCTCATTGTCAGGGTCGGAGACCCTTGGCTTCTCGTAGCCCCACCGTTCACGGTGGGGAACGCATGAGCCAGGGCCCCTCGCCGGGGTGCATCGGGAACAACAGGACCGATGCACCCCCGCGCGGGAGCGGTTCTCGGCGCGATAGAGAGAACTGGACCAGTCAGAAAGGAGACAGGCCCATGACTCGTGTTCGTGGTACGACGCGATACCTGTTCGTGACCGCCCTCGTTGCGATGCTCACGTTCGGGTCGTTCGCTGCGATTTCGGCGCAGGACGCAACTCCTGAGTCGATGACAACCTCGATCAGCAAGGTTGCGCTGATCACCCCCAGCTCGATGACCAATCTCGGATGGGACCAGCAGGGCGCCGATGGCGTGATGGCGGCCGCTGAGGCGTTTGGCATCGAAGCGCTCGTGCAAGAGAACGGCGGGTACGATGACATCACCCCGGCCCTCAAGGACCTGGCGGATGAAGGCGCCGGTCTGATCATCTGCCACGCCAGTGGCTATCAGACCACCTGCCCGGACTTCGCCGCATCTGATGGCGTGCCGGTGGCGGTCATCGAGAACCCGAACGCCATCGGCGATCTGGTGGCCGATATCGAGACCCAGGCGCAGGAAGTGGCTTACCTGGCCGGTGTTCTGGCCGGTCTCAGCACGACCACCGGCACCGTGGGTGTGGTGGTCTCTGGCGAGCCGCCGACCTGGAACTACATGACCGTCGGCTTTGCCGAAGGTCTCAAGGCCAGCAATCCGGACGCCAAGCTGATCTACTCGGTCATCGGTGAGGCCGCCTACGACGATGCCGCGGGCGCCAAGCGCGTCACCGAGCAGCAGCTCGCCGCCGGCGCCGACATCATCTTCGGCATGGGCGACGGCGCCTCCTTCGGCATGATCGAGGCGATTCGCGAGCACAACGAGGCCAATCCCGATAGCCCGGCCTGGTTCATCGACGTCATCGGCGACAAGAGCGCCGATTACAGCGATGTGCTGTTGACCTCGGTGCTCTTCGACTACACCGGCGTGTACGAGCAGATCATTGCCAATGTCGGCACGCCCGACTTCGGCCAGGTCTACACGATGAACGTCGAGAACGGCGGCGTCCGCCTGCTCGACTTGCCGGACAGCGTCTCGCAGGAGACCAAGGATGCAGTCGCGAAGGCGCAGGAAGACATCATCGCCGGCACGGTGACGGTTTCGGCCGTTGGTGACGCCGAGGGTGTCAAGACCAAGCTCAGCGAGCTCGGGTACTCCTAACCAGATTCGCGGAACGGGCGGGCAGGCCTCGCCCGTTCCGCCCTGGAACGCGATGACCGGGGGCCTGCACCACCCCCCGCCATCGCAGGAACATGGTATCCGCTTGGCAAGCGGTCAGGTGGAAACGACGGTGGGTAGATCGGTGACGCCCAAACCCTGGGTATCCGGCACGCTCGCAATCGCCCGATCGAACGGATCGGGGAAATTCTGTTCGAGGTTGCGGCGCAAACGCGCCTGCTCTTCGCGAATGACCGCGCGGCGATAGTCCGGCGCAACCTCGAGCAGATTGTTCAGCAGCGCTCCCAGACGGCGGCAGATCTGCGGATTCGTTCCGCCGTAGAGACGGATCTCGGTGAGACCGAGGAGCAGAAAATCTTCCCAGGTTGGGGAGGGATAGACGAGACGGGGCGTGCCCCGCTCATCGCGAAAGACACCGGTATGCAGATCGCGCTGCACCAAATCTGTCAAGAGGTCTTCCACCCGGTCGAGCAACTGCTCGCCGGTGGTGGGGTCGTTGATGGCCGGAGAAAGCGCTTTGAGCGAGATATCGACCACCACCCGCAAAGCAAAGGCGGGATCTTGCTCCGGGGTGCGTTCGGAACCGAGGGCGAGATGACCCAACAGTGTCTTGTCTCCCGGCAGGGTCGTGCCCCCATAGATCTCGAAGGCCATCCCGCGGTAGCGCAGAAAATCTCCGGCCGCTATCGGCAGCACGATCAGCGCGTCGTGCGCGATCGCCAGTTTCAGCAGCCCTGTCACATCGGCGGCCTGCAGCACCGCTCCGTCGCCGCTGTGGAACACCTTTCGGGTGGGAGCCGTGTTTGGCAAGACATTGCGATAGGCGGCATCCCATTCGGTCGGGGCCGGATCGGGATAGACCTCGGCGATCACCTGGTGCCCTGTCTTCGTCACCCGGTCGGCCATCTTGGCTGGACGAATGCCGTGCATCAATTGGCTGAGGCTTTGCAGGAAAAACAGGATGCTGAACAGCACCAGAGTGGCGCAAACGATGACGCTCAGGTTGTTGGCGCTGGTGTCGGAGATCTGGCCCATCGACAGAAACGCAAAAACCAGCGTGCCGACGAAGAGGCCCAGCGAAAGCTTGAGCTGCTGATTGCGAAAGACGAAGAGCAACGTGCGCGGCGAATAGGACGATCCGGAGATCTGCACCACCAGCACCAGGATGGTCAGCATGAATCCGATCAGGCTGATCGACGCGCTGATGATCGCCGAGAGCATCGTGCTGGCAGTGCTGGGAGTAAAGGTCAGGCCACTCGGCGGATCCCAACGATCGTCGAGGTTGCTTACCAGCCGCTGGGCAAGGATGCAGATGACGACCCCAATGACGGGCACCAGCCAAAGGCTGTTCTTCAGAAATTCACGCAGTTTGAAGCGAAGACTCCAACTCATGGCGCCCAATTGTATGTGCCGTTTTCATCCGTCTCACATAAGTCAAAAGGAGCAATCCCATGACCGACTGGCCACGATTCAACATGGCCGGAGGACCGGTGGAAGTGCCCGACCGCACCCGCCGTGATCTTGCCAAACCGGTGCTCTATCACTATGACCCTGCCTTCAAGGAACTCTTCGCGCATACGCAGGACCTGTTGAAGCAGGTTTATCGCACTGATTACGACGTGATCATGATGCAGGGGGAAGCGATCCTGGGGTTGGAGGCCGCCGCGGCCAGCTTGATCGAGCCGGGCGACAAGGTGCTCAACCTCGTCTCCGGGGTCTTCGGCAAATGGTTCCAGCTCTTTATCGACAAGTTCGGCGGCGAGACGATCGAGGTCGCGGTTCCCTACAACGAGGCGATCGATCCGGAGGATGTGCGCAAAGCGCTGCATGCCAATCCCGGCGTGAAGTATCTCTCCGTCGTCCATTCCGAGACCCCGTCCGGCACGCACAACCCGGTCAAGGAGATCGGCAACATCGCGCACGAGTTTGGGGTGTTGACCATGGTCGATACCGTTTCCGGGCTCGGCGCGGAGGTGCTCAGCCCGGAGGAGTGGGGGCTGGATATCGCCATCGCTGGGCCGCAGAAATGCCTCTCCGGTACCCCGGGGCTCTCGCTGATGTCGATCAGTCCGGCCGCCTGGGAGGCGATGGAAAAGCATGCCAAGCCGTTGCGCGGTTCCTTCCTTTCGATTCTCGACTGGAAAGACGCCTGGCTGGAGGGAAACCGTTTCCCATACACGCCGTCCGTCAGCGAGATGTACGCGCTCGAATCGACCCTCGCCCAGAATCTGGAAGAGGGAATGGAGCATGTCGCCTGGCGGCATCAGACGATCGCCAAGGCTGCCCGGGAAGGCGCGAACGCGTTGGGGTTCGAGCTCTGGCCGGCACGGGAAGAGATCAGCGCTTCATGCGTCACTGCGGTCAGGGTCCCGGACGGGCTCGACGAGGAAAAGATGCGCGGGCTGATGCGCGAGCGGTACGGCGTGATGATCTCGCCGGGGTATGGCGAACTCTACGGCAAGCTCTTCCGTCTCGGTCATATGGGCATGGCCGCGCATCCGGCAAACCTGGCCGCGCAACTCGCGGTTTGGGAGCGCAGCCTGCATGACATGGGGTGGAAGGTCGAGCTTGGCGCTGGTGTCGGGGCGGCCATGGCCGCGCTGGACGATTGGGCAGAAGGAGCATCGTAGTGGCGGCGCCCGTGCCCCGTCAGGACAACGAGGCAGGCACGGGTCCCGTCAGGACAACGGGGCGGGAACAGGTCCCGCCACAACGAGGCGGGCACGGGTCCCGCCACGACATTCGCTATCAGGCAACGGGGTCAGGCGGCCCGTTGAAGAAAGGAAACGAGTATGGCAATCAGTGTGAAGGACCGCGTCGTCATCATCACTGGCGGCGCGGGCGAGATCGGAGCGGTGCTCGCCCGGCGGCTGGTCGATGAAGGCGCGGCGGTGGTCATTGCCGATATCGCCGACGGCCGCGAATTGGCTGCCGAGCTGAAGAAGGCGAAACGCGGCAACAAGGTGATC encodes the following:
- a CDS encoding ABC transporter permease yields the protein MTINGIDLADFLTAILATGLLRAVPLVLASMGDVFAQKSGLLNLGIEGMMLSGCFFGFYAAYHTESVTYGLLAGMAAGLAMAMLFAFLTVSLRVDQVLVGLAITIFAAGLTGYLFRDLFGGQNVSASVRPMTVRIPLLADIPIIGKALFDRQLLFYIAWLLVPVFAFLLTRTRFGLNVRAVGENPFAADAAGVNVVQVRYLAMALAGIMAGFAGAFLAVADLKIFTIGMTVGQGFIALAITMIGGWNPWKIAFAAILFGMLNALGDSLQIIGVDVRTEFIGMFPYIGIMIAMIVLARRTTVPAALGVPYARGQR
- the tnpA gene encoding IS200/IS605 family transposase, which produces MTWWRLFYHLVWTTKYREPVIDQQIESIVRRTVYGIADDHNAKVWAIGMMPDHVHVAISVPPKYSIAEVLNALKGTSSHLLGHELQRAEHPWPGWQREYGVNSFSERSLQTVVDYVNHQPERHATRRLIDDYERIERDGFNDVSHVDSREKEGSFA
- a CDS encoding BMP family ABC transporter substrate-binding protein; its protein translation is MTRVRGTTRYLFVTALVAMLTFGSFAAISAQDATPESMTTSISKVALITPSSMTNLGWDQQGADGVMAAAEAFGIEALVQENGGYDDITPALKDLADEGAGLIICHASGYQTTCPDFAASDGVPVAVIENPNAIGDLVADIETQAQEVAYLAGVLAGLSTTTGTVGVVVSGEPPTWNYMTVGFAEGLKASNPDAKLIYSVIGEAAYDDAAGAKRVTEQQLAAGADIIFGMGDGASFGMIEAIREHNEANPDSPAWFIDVIGDKSADYSDVLLTSVLFDYTGVYEQIIANVGTPDFGQVYTMNVENGGVRLLDLPDSVSQETKDAVAKAQEDIIAGTVTVSAVGDAEGVKTKLSELGYS
- a CDS encoding DUF2254 domain-containing protein, which codes for MSWSLRFKLREFLKNSLWLVPVIGVVICILAQRLVSNLDDRWDPPSGLTFTPSTASTMLSAIISASISLIGFMLTILVLVVQISGSSYSPRTLLFVFRNQQLKLSLGLFVGTLVFAFLSMGQISDTSANNLSVIVCATLVLFSILFFLQSLSQLMHGIRPAKMADRVTKTGHQVIAEVYPDPAPTEWDAAYRNVLPNTAPTRKVFHSGDGAVLQAADVTGLLKLAIAHDALIVLPIAAGDFLRYRGMAFEIYGGTTLPGDKTLLGHLALGSERTPEQDPAFALRVVVDISLKALSPAINDPTTGEQLLDRVEDLLTDLVQRDLHTGVFRDERGTPRLVYPSPTWEDFLLLGLTEIRLYGGTNPQICRRLGALLNNLLEVAPDYRRAVIREEQARLRRNLEQNFPDPFDRAIASVPDTQGLGVTDLPTVVST
- a CDS encoding alanine--glyoxylate aminotransferase family protein translates to MTDWPRFNMAGGPVEVPDRTRRDLAKPVLYHYDPAFKELFAHTQDLLKQVYRTDYDVIMMQGEAILGLEAAAASLIEPGDKVLNLVSGVFGKWFQLFIDKFGGETIEVAVPYNEAIDPEDVRKALHANPGVKYLSVVHSETPSGTHNPVKEIGNIAHEFGVLTMVDTVSGLGAEVLSPEEWGLDIAIAGPQKCLSGTPGLSLMSISPAAWEAMEKHAKPLRGSFLSILDWKDAWLEGNRFPYTPSVSEMYALESTLAQNLEEGMEHVAWRHQTIAKAAREGANALGFELWPAREEISASCVTAVRVPDGLDEEKMRGLMRERYGVMISPGYGELYGKLFRLGHMGMAAHPANLAAQLAVWERSLHDMGWKVELGAGVGAAMAALDDWAEGAS